AGTTTTACAAGTACTAACAAATTTTATTGCTTCAAAAAACTAGAATACACCTCTTTTATAAGGGTTTAATGTTTTTGTAAATTGCTAACAATCAATAACAAACTTCGTTTGTTTTTCATAAGCACCCGTTTGAACCATTACCCAATTAAGGCTCTTTACATTTTTTTAGGATATTTCTATATCATCTAAATAAGAAAGGATGTAAGACTTTTTATAACTATCATCTTCTTTTAATAAAATTATTTTCAGCTGTTTTAATTGCTCAATATTCAAAACACCACATTGAACATACAAGTAGAAATGTGGAAGGTAAAAGTTGTCTCTATTTATATAGTTATGCATATTCTCTTTATGAGAACATTCAGAATATGTACTTAAATCATCTATATATACTTTCCAAAATTGTAATTCTTCATTATTAGGGTAATTTTTAAAAGCATCATTAAATAATTTTTCTATTTCCGTTGTAAAATTTGATATCTCATTTTCTGTAAATATTTTTTCTGTTACACAAAATGATTCAAGACCATAATCAAAAGAAATATTCCAAAAAAGAAGAATTAAATTTATGTAATCATTTTCAGAATGATTCTTAAAACTTATGTTATTTCGGTATAAATCAACAGATTCTTTTATATTAATTTCTTCTAACATCATTTTGGTATTGAATTAACCCCTGCATTTGTAATTTTTCCACCTATAGTTTCTACCCATACTTGTTTTCCACTTCTAAAAGTTTTGTGAAAGGTTTCAACACCTGCTTTAATTTTATGTGCGTTGGTGGTTTTTACTAAATTATTACTGTTTGAAGCAACATTTTTAAATAAATTTAAAAATCTATTTTGAGATTGTACTGTTTTAGGATTAACGTGTCCAGCTGAATTCCTAAATATGTGTTTGAGAGCATTAGGATTTCGTAAGAATTTCAATAAATTAAGAGCTCCTTTACCTCCTATTAAATCCATTGCCCCAACACCATACGTAGGCTCAACAACTTTTAACTGCACATATTGTGGTTCGAATCCTGTAAATTCATACTTCTCTGCAAACCTCTTAACATCCTGATAATGAGCCCAACCTTTATCCATAAATTGGAACCTCTCATAATTGGTAAGATTACTAAATGATGTTCCTCCATTTGCAAAAATTTCACTTTGGCTCATTCCTTGAGTAAAATCACCATCATAAATGATAGCTTCTCCTTCCCAACCATATTCGTCAAAACCTCTAAAAGTACCATCAGAACCATAAATAGGATTTTCTTCTGTACTTCCACCATCTGGGTCAATAAGTCTAATTGGATTATTTCCCATTCCTAAATAAGGACTAGCAAATTCATGTTTAGGATCCGTAGTCAACCACCTACCAATTCTACTATCCCAAAGCCTTAATTGAAACGCCTCCTTCCCGGTCTCAGAGTCTTTTTCCTGCCCTTGAAAACTGTATCTGTACGAACTTAACACATTTTTAGAAGCAGTTTTGTCATTTTTACTATGAACTACTTTTAAAAAAATTGAGTTTTTATATGTAAGCTGTTTGCATCCCATTTGAACTTACAATATATAAACTTCTAATGAATTCCACGCTCCAAAAATCCAGTATTTTCGTATCTCAAAAACCTCTGTATTTTCTCCGCTTCCTTTTCCTCGATATTGTAACATAAAACGGGTTATAATACAGTCGCTTAAATCCTTACTTCGCCCAAACTGTAAGTTATAACCAGTTTTATGTTAAATACTCCCTTTCTCATTTCTTCCATCGCTTTTGCTTACTCGGACGAAGACTAACGCCTTTCAGTTGTTTCATTTTAAAACTTGTCGATTTTCCTCGCTCCAACATCCTCTAAATCGGCAAGTTTTAAAACGTTTTATTTTTGGTGGAAAAAGAGGTGGCTGATGCGTGGATTTTCCACCAAAAATAAAATGACTTGTTTTTCACACAGTTTGCGATAGCAAAAAATTAAATAGCATTCGTAGTGCGTGAGCGTTGGAAGTAGCGTAGGCATTGGCAGAAGTGGCTGCAAAAAGCGTGGGCGATGCTGGCTATTTTACATAATTTACATTATAACTACGGCTTTGGTTTTTCGAGCGTTGGCGGATGTTGGCAGTATTATAATGCCAATTATGTAACTTAGCTTGGGGTAATTTTTATGGCAGATTTTTTGTTTTTGAGCGTTGGCACAGCTTTTTGTGATTGTGAGGAACGAGCAACTTACAAAGTGCTGTTTGTGTGTTGGCTTACAAAAACTGTGACTTAAAAATTATTTTGGCGGTGGCGAGCGGAACAAAACAAAAAGCAGAGGATTTTGAGGAACGAAAAAACTGGATTTTGTTTTGTGGGGATTTTACTTTCTATCTTTTTTATAACCTATTTGAGTTCGTGGTTTTTCGTTTTCTTTCTTATCTGTTAATTCATCTAAATAATTAAAAACTAATTCAATATTCTTACTGTGATTTGTTAGCTTCTTTTTGATTTCTTCAATGTCAAGTTTTAAATTTAGATTGTCTATGATTGCTTCTCGCATTTCAATAAAAATCTCTATTATTTTAACACTCATTGTTGTTGCTCGTTCACTTCTTAAAACATTTGCAAGCATCATTACTCCGTGTTCTGTAAATACTTTTGGTAAAAATGACGAGAATTTTAAGTTTTTAAGGTGGTTGCAATTTGCAACCACCTCTTTTTTTTCTGCTTCTGTAAGTTCAAACATAAAGTTAGAAGGAAAACGATTTATATTTCTATTTACTTGCTGATTTAATCTTTTTGTAGTTACTCCATAAAGTTCTGCAATATCACTATCTATCATTACTTTATAATCTCTAATTAGTAATATTCTACTTGCTATTAATTCGTTTGGAACTAATGGTTTTCCGTTATTATTTTCGCTCATTTTATACTATAATTTCTGTTTGTAAAAATAGGTTTTTATTTGGAGGTCACAATTTGTGACCTCCAAAAGTGCGATACCTAAATCATAGGATGATATTTATCTATATCACTTTGTAAATCTTCTAATTTATTGACTAAATAAGTTTCTGTACTGCTTATATGTTTGTGTCCTGCCATATATTGAACTTGTCGTAAATTGTATATTCCCAACCAATGTGTTATTACTGAAGCACGTATTTGTCTAAAGTTTTGGAACTTTTTATTTTGCTTTCGTAATGTTTCTGCAAAACGTTTCCAGTTATCGTTTCCGAAGTTACTTTTTCCTTTGCTTATAAATAATTGATTACTTTCTTTATTGGATAGTTTTAAGAGTTCTAATCGTGTTTTTAGTTGGTATTCCATCAAGTCCATTATTTGATATGATTTTAATTCTAAACTTCTTTCTGCTCCTTTTTTATCGCCTTGTATATAGATTTTTCCTTCTCGTAATTGCAAACCTTTTAAAGTAAGTGTATCTATTTCTTTAGTGGTTAATCCTTGATAAATCAATAATCCTAATGCTACTTTATTTCGTTTTCGTGTGAGTAAATGTACTTGCCACCAATTTCTATTATTTCGCTTGTCATCTTCATTTGGGACTTGATAATCATTGTACAACTTTTCTAATGCTATTAGTGTAAATATATCGTGTAATTTCTTGGTGTGTGTTCCTCTTAATTTTATATGTTTTGCAGGATTGTTAATGCGTTTATTGTGTAATATTTGCCAATTAAAATAATGTTTTAGAGCAATTAAATTATGACTTCTTGTAGCATTACATAATCCTTTCTTTTGTAAATAATATAAGTATGCTGTGAGTTCTTTTGTAGTTGTATTTTCTACTTCTGTATTGTCTTTATCTAACCAACTTATAAAATTTAATACTTTGGTATTGTAGCGTTTAATAGTGGTACTGCTTAATTCTTTACTTTCTAAAAATTGTTTAAAGCTGTTCATTGTTTTGGTCTATTAAGTGCGTGTAAATCTGTGTACTTTCTAAACTACTATGTCCTAAAAAGCGACTGATTTTATTTAATGGCATTCCTGCTTGCAATAAATGAGTAGCAATACTATGGCGTAAATTATGAAGCGTTAAATGTTTGTTCTGTAATTCTATATTATCTACTTGTAATTGCAGTAATTTTAATCGTGTATATAAAGTTCCTCCAGTCATTGGTTTTGAAGTAACACCAATAAACAAACGACTTTCTTTTTTGCTTTTTGCCAATATTGGTCTGTAATCATAAATGTATTCTTCTAATATTTTTGCACTCTGTTTACTAAATGGTACAAAACGTTCTTTGTAGTTTTTACCTTTTCTAACGTGTAAAATACGTCTGTCTAAATTGATGTCATTTAGCTCCAAATGAGTTCCTTCATTTCTTCGTAATCCACAACCATAAAAAACGGTTAAAATGGCTCTATCTCTTGCTTGTAATATTTCTTGTCGTTGGTTCTCGGTATCTCTATAGGTTACTTTATAAAGTAGTTGTATATCTTCTTTTGATAGTACGGTGATGTCTTTGGTATTGAGTTTTAATAAAGGTATTCCAAGATTCGGAACATTACGAACGCCTTTATGATGTAAGTACTCTAAAAACTTTTCGATAGCCTGTAAATGCTTGTTGATGTAATTATTACTTAATCCGCCACCACGTCTTAAATTGCTTCTGTTATAGATGTAATTGTAATAGTTTTTAATATGTTGATGTTGTAAATTATGGATATGATTTATTCTGTTGTTTTCCAAGAAGTGTAAAAATTCTCTAACGATATTCGGCATATTGTAAACACTCATTGGGTTGTAACCTAAAATATCCAACCATTCTTTAAAACCGATTTCTAAATGTTGGTAACTGCTATTTTTTAAGATTAAATTTTTCATCCCTTATGTCCATTTTTTAGATTTCTTGCGATTTAGATTTAACTGATTGATTTTGTGTGTGATATTTCGCAAAAAAGACACTTGCGAGTTATTTGCGACTTGCGTTTTATTTCTTCTTTATTTTCTGTAAAGCCTTGTCTAATACGGTTTCTATATCTTTTTGTAGCTTATCGTAATCTTTAGTTATTAGCAATTCAAACGTATAACTTCTTGTCTTTTTATTAGTATTTCGCTTGATGTAACCTAACAGTTGTAATTGCTTATTGTAATTCCGTAATGTACTTTCTTTGATACGTAATTGTGTTCTTATTTCTAATCCTGTAAAGTCAGAGCCTGACACGCCTTTTTTTCTTTTTCTTTCTTTTAAATACGTTTTTAGCAACTCTAAATAGTTTCTCGTTGCTCCATTGAGTTCATCACTCTTTCGTAATAAGGTTTCTTTTAAAAGTTGGTTGGCTATTTCAATATCTTGTATAGTTACTTCTATATATTCTTCGCCTGTTTCTGTATCGTATTTCTTTTCTCTTTGTAGTTGATAATAATAGGTTACAGCTTCTATAAATTGTAAATAATGTGAGTTCGTTCTACGGGGTTTAAATACAGATTGTGGTAGTTTTAAATGCTCTGCAAACGGATTAATAATTCTAATGGGTTTTAAAAAGCGTTGTACATTTTGTAAAAATTCTTGTATTTCTCTTTGTTTGTGTGTATCTATTTTTCCAGCAGATACTCGACGTTGGTATTCCATTATGAGTTCGTCTTGTGCTTTACTTTCGTCCAAGTAGAGTAGGAAGCTCCTGTTTGCATTGTCCTCATAAATTTGCTCCTTTGTGGTGCATCCTGCTACACAAACAGGACCTTCAACAATTAAATGTATGGTTTTGGTTTTTCCGTTGCTGTCTTTTCTAACTATGGTTTTTACAATTCGCTTTTTAGTTTGTAGTTCTCGTAACGGATAAAGCGCATTTAATAATCCGTCTAAATCTTCAATAACAATGACTTTGTATTTTAAATCTGTTTTACCAAAATAATAAAAGGCATTATCACTTAAAGTGGTAATGTTTATAATATCTTCTTGTGGTATGCACTCACTTATTTTTTCTTGTAAATGGGTTTTTCCCGTTCCCGAAGCTCCAAAACTTATAACGTGTAAAGGTTGTTCTTGCTTACGTTTTGTCATTATTAAATACATTATTTGACGATTTACCACTTCGCCAATAACTCCAGATTGTTCTATTAGCTTGTCTGTATTTTCTAATAGGTTTGGGTCGAGTAAAAAATCTTTTACTGTTTTTTCCTCTTTTGTTGTAAGCTGTTTTACTTTGGGTTTTAAATTCTCTGTTTGTTCTTTTATCTTTTCAAGTCTGTATTTTTCCAGTTCTTCTGTAAGCTCTGATAATGAAGCTGCTATTATTGACGTGCCTATTTCTAACTTTTCTGCAATCCTTCTTATAAATTTCTCTAATTGTGTATCGTTGTATAAATCTAAATTATGTCTTACTGGTGGTCTGCTACTTTCTTGTAACTGTACTTTTATGGTTACTCGCATTCTGTCTAATCCCTCTAACTTTATACCTCCTAAAATTGTGAGTTGTAAAATATCATTCTCGTAAATTAATTGGTCTGGGTTGTCTGCGTTAAAGTTTGTAGCCATTGTTAATAATTTTATTTTCTGAATGATTATTCACAAAACTATATAATTATTCAGACACAAACAAGAACTAAACCATTTGTTTCTGATGTTTACTTCATATATATTTGTCCTTTATAGCTTTTACACCCTGTAAAACTGAACAATAATGGACTTTGGAAGTAAAATAACATTAGTACGTAAACAAAAAAAACTATCTCAAAGTGAGTTGGGTAAACTTGCTAATGTGTCTGGTGATATTGTAGGTAAGTACGAGCGTAACGAAATGAAGCCATCTATTGATACTGCACATAGATTAGCTAATGCTCTTAATGTTACGTTAGATTATTTGGTGGGCGATAGCGATACCGTTCTTTTTGATAAAGATATTACCAAACGCATGGAAGCTATTATTAATATGGAAAGTGAAGATAAAAAAGCACTCTTTAAAATTCTTGATGCTTATATTAGAGATACTAATGCTAAAAAAACTTATTCATAAAAAAAGAGCCGATTAAGGCTCTTTTAAATCTTTTATAAAAATATCTAATTCTTTACTTTCATACAAATCAATACATTTCGCTATTGTTAAATTAGCATTGACTTTACTTTTATATTTTGCTTTAGCTTTTTTCAAATATTCATCAATAAAATCAATTGCTTTTTCATAGTGTTCTATATCATAATTTCCCATTTGAACATACATTCCTGCACTTCCTTCTGCTCTCAAAAGGGAATCTTTAATAGGAACACCTTTATACATACATTGACATAGAACATATTTTTTAAAATTGCTTTTTTCTACATCAACAATTTTAATCTTATCTTGAGCCTTACAACTTAAGAGAACAAAACATAAAATAATAAATAATAAATGCTTCATAAGTTTATTTAGTTATCCATAATTTTCCAACACCATTTGATAAGTAAAAACTAGGCGAATAGTTTCCACCCAATCTATTACTACCATCCCATAAAGTTCCGTGTCCAGTAGCATCACTCCAAGTTCCTCTCGTGTCATAAATAATAACACCTGTATGTCCTTTAAAATGATTAGGGTCTGAACTAATAATACTAGGAGGACCGTATGTAGCTGTTAAATGTTTTTCTAAAGCCACAACCCTAAATATATACCAAGCTGTCTTACCTTCACTTGAAGATGTCTGTCCTTGAATATAAGGTATGCTTGCGCCTGATTTATTAAGTGTATGGCTCACTCTACAAGCA
This window of the Flavobacteriaceae bacterium genome carries:
- a CDS encoding helix-turn-helix domain-containing protein — translated: MDFGSKITLVRKQKKLSQSELGKLANVSGDIVGKYERNEMKPSIDTAHRLANALNVTLDYLVGDSDTVLFDKDITKRMEAIINMESEDKKALFKILDAYIRDTNAKKTYS
- a CDS encoding tyrosine-type recombinase/integrase — protein: MKNLILKNSSYQHLEIGFKEWLDILGYNPMSVYNMPNIVREFLHFLENNRINHIHNLQHQHIKNYYNYIYNRSNLRRGGGLSNNYINKHLQAIEKFLEYLHHKGVRNVPNLGIPLLKLNTKDITVLSKEDIQLLYKVTYRDTENQRQEILQARDRAILTVFYGCGLRRNEGTHLELNDINLDRRILHVRKGKNYKERFVPFSKQSAKILEEYIYDYRPILAKSKKESRLFIGVTSKPMTGGTLYTRLKLLQLQVDNIELQNKHLTLHNLRHSIATHLLQAGMPLNKISRFLGHSSLESTQIYTHLIDQNNEQL
- a CDS encoding ORF6N domain-containing protein, with the translated sequence MSENNNGKPLVPNELIASRILLIRDYKVMIDSDIAELYGVTTKRLNQQVNRNINRFPSNFMFELTEAEKKEVVANCNHLKNLKFSSFLPKVFTEHGVMMLANVLRSERATTMSVKIIEIFIEMREAIIDNLNLKLDIEEIKKKLTNHSKNIELVFNYLDELTDKKENEKPRTQIGYKKDRK
- a CDS encoding tyrosine-type recombinase/integrase, whose product is MNSFKQFLESKELSSTTIKRYNTKVLNFISWLDKDNTEVENTTTKELTAYLYYLQKKGLCNATRSHNLIALKHYFNWQILHNKRINNPAKHIKLRGTHTKKLHDIFTLIALEKLYNDYQVPNEDDKRNNRNWWQVHLLTRKRNKVALGLLIYQGLTTKEIDTLTLKGLQLREGKIYIQGDKKGAERSLELKSYQIMDLMEYQLKTRLELLKLSNKESNQLFISKGKSNFGNDNWKRFAETLRKQNKKFQNFRQIRASVITHWLGIYNLRQVQYMAGHKHISSTETYLVNKLEDLQSDIDKYHPMI